The genomic interval gtcctcggtgctgttgcggccgtgtgcctcgctgccagcgtcgctgcgtcgctgtcctcggccggcgcctctgcccccggcccgggggctccgagctcgccgggactcagccccgcagcagctggcccgggccgcggcccctgctcggggctgtccgccgcccgcgtgcccgccgcagcatgaagaggctcttggggctcttcggccagggccaggggcagccgccgtcgcggtcgcggtcgcggtcgcggtgggcgtgcggcggcagcgcgcccctgcgctgcgtcggcgctgcctacgagctccgggagaaggagctgggcaagctgcaccgcgcggccgccagcggcgacctggcgcgggtgcggcggcggcggtggctgccgagagtcggcctcgacgggcgggacaaggcgaagcggtgaggggcggcgggggggccggggcggcgcggggggtggggggggcggcggcgagggccgggctgctgcgtcggtgccggcgggggcggcggctggtgggttggagctggcgtgcagctggcaggagcgcctttgtgccgggaaggcagggccgtttgcttgggctggcgagggagtgcgggagggcagtcggccttgcgcgcgcggggtgggctcggggctcggggctcggggctcggaggccggttgcgtgtgtggccaggccggagcgggactttgttgctgggagcgtgacagggtcgagggggaaggtttctgctgtcgggtttggtaggtgttgtggagggcccttgggagcgagcgcgtgctggtgcttgctgcagcagtaaggccgggaagaggccagagggcgcgacttcccggcaaggccagcagcgaggggatgttctggtgttataaaaggcacgtgctgggcctgcggcctgctgctgtggcgtgagtggtcctggcagcaggtggaggttgccttgccgtaggctggaggtgcgcaagccttgctcttgcttgctgggctgcgtgcgtagtggtgttggaggcagggaggaggtgccggggcggagggcagcagttgcagagcggaagccggaggctggctgggagaaatggggggcctgggcgcagggatgcacgcgcagggaagggagcgcggagctgaggcaacgttgtcttcctaagtgggggctggggctggggctggggctggggctggggcggggaggggctttttcctagccccggcgtctcgggctttgggtgtgcagcggtcacccgcgtgacatgggcaggcgcggtctcttcagctgtctggcctgcgctaaggtaacatgctcaatttttaggacacctctgcatctggcttgcgctaacggacatgcggaggttgtcttgtacttagtagagaggaagtgcaagctaaatcctcgtgacaacttcaagagatcgccactgatgaaggtacgtgggtgctgcggtaggcagggcttctaaattgcgccccgagcgatcgagctcttgggtgattctggaggtaggtctgggtggagcttgtggtgcgctgggcgctggctaggcgtgcgttgcctaatgtttgggcgcgttattgttgtccgaggtcggcaagctgtgggaattctgccagagggaagcgtaattgctggcaacgtttccttgtttcccgtgtggttggcaggcagtgcagtgccagcacgaaggctgcgtcgccattctgctagcgcatggcgccgacgctaaccttgcggatgctaacggcaacactgcccttcacctggctgcccttgctcctaacacctgcctagcagggcagttactggcgcacaacgcccatcttgatgcgcagaataaggtaagcgtggaatttgggtcaggccgctcctgagaagaaaaagttgctttgcttctctgtgtttttctaactggagaggggcgttatgctt from Struthio camelus isolate bStrCam1 chromosome 1, bStrCam1.hap1, whole genome shotgun sequence carries:
- the LOC138065740 gene encoding ankyrin repeat domain-containing protein 7-like; protein product: EKELGKLHRAAASGDLARVRRRRWLPRVGLDGRDKAKRTPLHLACANGHAEVVLYLVERKCKLNPRDNFKRSPLMKAVQCQHEGCVAILLAHGADANLADANGNTALHLAALAPNTCLAGQLLAHNAHLDAQNKMGYTPLSLAVSAHHVEMVEFLLSKGADVHARDQSERTPLMLAASAGDVSMIEVLLGYGADLCQKDVLGWTAEA